The segment CAGGTTATCTTATTGGTGGTTTTAGCCCCTTTGGTTACAGGTGTTATAAAAAAAATCAAGGCACATTTGCAATGCCGTATGGGAGCAGGAATTTTTCAGGTTTACTATGATATTGGCAAACACATGAAAAAGGAAACGGTTATTGCTAACTCTGCTTCATGGATCTACATTGTTTCGCCCTACCTCGTCTTTTCCGCTTTAATTACTGCTGCTATGCTGCTACCGGTAATTGCAAAGGCACCTTTAAGTTTTACCGGGAATATATTTGTTCTAATCTACTTACTAGCTTTAGGGCGTCTAATGATGACTCTGGCTGCCTTAGAAAGTGGCAGTGCCTTTGGCGGCATGGCTAGCAGCCGTGAAGTATCTTTATCAGCTTTAATTGAACCCAGCTTAGTATTGGCATCAATTAGTTTGGCAATTAGTGGCGGTTCTACAAATCTTAGTACTATTATGGCCAATTTATCTGATCAGGGAGCAGGCCTACTAAACCCGGCGCATTTTTTGTCCGCTGCAGCACTATTAATAGTAGTGTTTGCCGAAATAGGTAGAATTCCTGTAGACAACCCGGACACCCATTTAGAGTTGACCATGATTCATGAAGGGATGCTGTTGGAGTATTCAGGTAAGGAACTGGCGCTGTTGATCTGGGCTGCCGCTGTA is part of the Metallumcola ferriviriculae genome and harbors:
- a CDS encoding respiratory chain complex I subunit 1 family protein codes for the protein MNIVLTAVLQVILLVVLAPLVTGVIKKIKAHLQCRMGAGIFQVYYDIGKHMKKETVIANSASWIYIVSPYLVFSALITAAMLLPVIAKAPLSFTGNIFVLIYLLALGRLMMTLAALESGSAFGGMASSREVSLSALIEPSLVLASISLAISGGSTNLSTIMANLSDQGAGLLNPAHFLSAAALLIVVFAEIGRIPVDNPDTHLELTMIHEGMLLEYSGKELALLIWAAAVKQLIMLTLFSNLFFPWGMATGWGWAQIPIAVILYLLKILVLSVLLALIESGYAKMRLFKVPGLLATSLVLAFLAIVSQLILRG